The Phoenix dactylifera cultivar Barhee BC4 chromosome 12, palm_55x_up_171113_PBpolish2nd_filt_p, whole genome shotgun sequence genome has a window encoding:
- the LOC103708866 gene encoding protein SCAR2-like isoform X2 translates to MVFTEYSLNSQNPQKGPKKERQRQGTTKILSLHLLLSLSLSRSIRALLQRSDGGNVAESREEKRSQFRNLVVFVLFLSWAGEMPMIRYQIRNEYGLADPELYGAAERDDPEALLEGVTMAGLVGVLRQLGDLAEFAAEIFHNLHEEVMTTAARGHGLMLRVQQLEAEFPSIEKAFFSQTNNSSFACNDGIDWHSNIEMDQNLITRGDMPRFIMDSYEECRGPPRLFTLDKFDVAGAGACLKRYSDPSFFKMELPSSRMLEIELPREKKARKTKKGSCWKNGQTLESLLAPHANSDLQAISSDQVSEKTLRRVRLKSRHFNGMERSNERRLMEHLLEIHSSEQNILFGNSVSYSHVKVNSIDSNESAPEIHEIVVDASADLPLVGGLNPIQSPIKKEVAGLSSYELETQKIKNKELSEALHDSFGELRKTDADYLVVEEKEMSTESGYKSESSVDGDVSGEPGKSSPALQVVNQNKLLGDAEGISEGCADGYRSDDVSSELDNFVDALNTIESDIETDTESGGKADPGVFNMESHRKDSHTNKAQQVLPAQFSEPDSVDNSTKSLSSDNVFKNEITSTSDSDSTSSTVAQPTQRNMVSFDLPANSEIRLGKTYEKTTETDFEDTAKSDHGVFNVESHGKDSDSNEAQQEFQAHFPAPDFVDNSTKSLSLNNIFKNEMACVSDSDIANSSIVAQPIQRNMVSIDLLANSEIFPGKNHDRTTEDLWQNNEAMELNSLNHFASSSCVIGSTSILFSIHPQASAHESQSITGDQNDLLSSNEAPDANEATEYLDGLPLESDHLAEHVEELISEDIAETFDMPDHLSQIEYRSMSREAPSGVGISPIISALSPAINYNASHLDGLATKLENGVQPEDIHADISSGFVEDSHDIAEEFDGSCPGTKDEDVPENIHPSDYPVELNSEDTTITLDMTNHHSQARDECTLGKVPTRFGGDSALPSNGCIGEPHESMKQDIDAYLGRSTSPTIPGLSPDISFTIQLEGSAAEMEKLVAPSEHLPCSSSSLENVEEMAKGNISMPNTLSPQLEYFSDAEEPQEFPHVVSAGFTHLYSVEETCPSDVQLQCKVPNHELIECPITVDNNLKLLDEPTECLSQENTLQAGGPTQSNDLTAENSIFNANSGNAHPSSTYSPETSGLLVQPQENSIPDDEFLYQHLVENQKTISPKDTTALDSQSTQHLTLPSSDEDQLVSAPTASDPELSILDSSNTSACRLLSDVCQTKLSGGVQEDLHSDNNEVNSVYSLESKQDFGLKALPHDGCESVEEKPPTIHFLSEPTIPLEEAASKSQVISELNVLPVHQEGEHLDPGIPTSSIDLNDEPSEQGLQHRCRDSASDGDVGELDIPPLNEAISGQVELETFVSSACSFEGISSSLASNISAVTLSPFTSFDVAILETSSQLPFEPRFDEPVSSFPLQGVEEPPPLPPLPPLEWRRGKLQLCSLSSGGNLFQPLSGTNSLMAPSPADWKHGHGLLEDEGEMVKPANPFVTMPVLEAKSSQHGLFKSDGEKMHPSRLSELPPIAGNERYQHDASFLEGKIVHPSNASVIIPVGEDEKHLSSHNAAGEVMLQPSNPFASLSVLEDDISQHPTLLQGETLQPSEDTSSQLDQLLTSLELEGSQESQHGHLSLERETVQPPNLFLVGSDIEDEKPQYGYGICGGENMQLQSSVRAPTTAPELPKLGCETSREENQSSQFDVLPTPDDENLNVKPRSICSRPRDPLIEAVAAHDRSTMRKVSEMVLPSNKPKADERDSLLEQIRNKSFNLKPAGVTKSNIKGPPTTLKVAAIIEKANAIRQAFVGSDEDNDEDSWTDS, encoded by the exons GTTTGCTGCAGAGATATTTCATAACTTGCATGAAGAAGTGATGACCACTGCTGCTAGAGGGCATGGACTGATGCTTCGTGTCCAGCAGCTTGAGGCAGAGTTTCCATCAATTGAGAAGGCCTTTTTCTCTCAGACTAATAATTCAAGTTTTGCTTGCAATGATG GTATTGACTGGCACTCTAATATTGAAATGGATCAGAATCTAATCACACGAGGAGATATGCCTCGTTTTATCATGGACTCTTATGAAGAATGTCGTGGTCCACCTCGATTATTTACACTGGACAA GTTTGATGTTGCTGGTGCTGGGGCATGTTTAAAAAGATATTCTGATCCctctttctttaagatggagTTGCCCTCCTCTAGAATGCTGGAAATAGAGCttccaagagaaaagaaagctCGTAAGACCAAG aAAGGATCATGCTGGAAGAATGGTCAAACACTTGAGTCCTTATTAGCACCCCATGCCAACTCCGA TTTGCAGGCCATATCTTCTGACCAAGTTTCTGAGAAAACTTTGAGGCGCGTGAGATTGAAATCTAGGCACTTCAATGGTATGGAGAGAAGCAATGAAAGAAGATTAATGGAGCATCTACTTGAAATACATTCATCTGAGCAGAACATTTTGTTTGGAAATTCTGTAAGCTACTCCCACGTAAAGGTAAATTCAATTGATTCAAATGAATCAGCTCCTGAAATACATGAAATTGTAGTTGATGCTTCAGCTGATCTCCCATTAGTTGGAGGCCTAAATCCAATTCAGTCTCCTATTAAAAAGGAAGTGGCAGGGTTGTCTTCATATGAATTGGAGACTCAGAAgataaagaataaagaattgtcAGAGGCACTGCATGACTCATTTGGTGAACTAAGAAAGACTGACGCAGACTATCTTGttgtggaagaaaaagaaatgtcCACTGAGTCTGGATATAAATCAGAAAGTAGTGTTGATGGCGATGTATCTGGTGAACCTGGAAAAAGCTCTCCAGCACTGCAGGTGGTCAATCAGAACAAATTGTTGGGTGATGCTGAAGGCATATCAGAAGGCTGTGCTGATGGCTATAGGTCCGACGACGTTAGTAGTGAGCTGGATAATTTCGTGGATGCGTTGAATACAATAGAATCAGACATAGAAACAGATACTGAAAGCGGAGGTAAAGCTGATCCAGGTGTCTTCAACATGGAATCTCATCGAAAGGATTCTCACACTAACAAGGCACAACAGGTGCTGCCAGCTCAATTTTCAGAACCAGATTCTGTTGATAACTCTACCAAATCATTGAGCTCAGATAATGTGTTTAAGAATGAAATTACAAGTACTTCCGACTCAGATTCAACTAGTTCGACTGTTGCACAGCCAACTCAACGGAATATGGTTTCTTTTGATTTGCCTGCCAATTCAGAAATTCGCCTTGGTAAAACCTATGAAAAGACTACCGAAACAGATTTTGAAGACACAGCAAAATCTGATCATGGTGTCTTCAATGTGGAATCTCATGGAAAGGATTCTGACAGTAACGAGGCGCAACAGGAGTTTCAAGCTCATTTTCCAGCACCAGATTTTGTTGATAACTCCACTAAATCATTGAGCTTGAACAATATATTTAAGAATGAAATGGCATGTGTTTCTGACTCAGATATTGCAAATAGTTCAATTGTTGCACAGCCAATCCAAAGGAACATGGTTTCCATTGATTTGCTTGCTAATTCAGAAATTTTCCCTGGTAAAAACCATGATAGAACTACTGAAGATCTCTGGCAAAATAACGAGGCTATGGAACTTAATTCTTTAAATCATTTTGCATCTAGTTCTTGTGTTATAGGTTCAACTTCTATTCTTTTTAGCATTCATCCTCAAGCGAGTGCTCATGAATCCCAATCCATTACCGGAGACCAGAATGACTTACTTTCCAGTAATGAAGCACCAGATGCTAATGAAGCCACCGAATATCTGGATG GTTTGCCTCTTGAGAGTGATCATCTTGCAGAGCATGTTGAAGAGCTGATCTCAGAAGATATAGCAGAAACATTTGACATGCCTGATCACCTTTCTCAAATAGAATACAGAAGTATGTCCAGAGAAGCTCCTTCAG GTGTGGGCATATCACCAATCATCTCTGCTTTATCTCCTGCTATCAACTATAATGCTTCACATCTTGATGGCTTGGCTACAAAACTCGAAAATGGTGTGCAACCTGAAGATATACATGCAGACATATCATCTGGCTTTGTGGAAGACAGTCATGACATAGCTGAAGAGTTTGATG GTTCATGCCCTGGGACTAAAGATGAAGATGTTCCTGAAAATATACATCCTTCAGACTATCCTGTAGAGCTAAATTCAGAAGATACGACAATCACACTTGACATGACCAATCATCATTCCCAAGCACGAGATGAGTGTACTCTTGGGAAGGTTCCTACAAGATTTGGAGGAGACTCAGCACTTCCTTCAAATGGGTGCATAGGAGAGCCACATGAATCCATGAAACAAGATATAGATGCTTATTTAGGTAGGAGCACATCACCTACCATCCCTGGTTTGTCCCCTGATATCAGCTTTACCATTCAGCTTGAAGGCTCTGCTGCAGAAATGGAAAAACTAGTTGCACCTAGTGAACATTTACCATGCTCGAGTTCAAGCCTTGAAAATGTTGAAGAAATGGCTAAGGGTAATATTTCAATGCCCAACACACTGTCCCCTCAGTTGGAGTACTTCTCTGATGCTGAGGAGCCTCAAGAGTTCCCTCATGTGGTCTCAGCAGGGTTTACCCATTTGTATTCTGTAGAAGAAACCTGTCCTAGTGATGTGCAGCTTCAGTGTAAAGTTCCCAACCATGAGCTGATTGAATGTCCGATAACTGTTGATAATAATTTGAAATTGCTAGATGAGCCCACAGAATGTCTCTCTCAGGAGAATACACTGCAGGCAGGAGGACCTACACAGTCTAATGACCTCACAGCTGAGAATTCAATTTTTAATGCTAACAGTGGTAATGCACATCCTTCTTCAACCTATTCTCCAGAAACATCAGGCCTTCTAGTACAGCCACAAGAAAATAGTATTCCTGATGATGAATTTCTATACCAGCACCTAGTGGAGAACCAAAAGACAATTAGTCCAAAGGACACAACAGCATTGGATTCTCAAAGCACTCAGCACTTGACTCTTCCTTCAAGCGACGAAGATCAACTTGTATCTGCTCCTACTGCTTCTGATCCTGAGTTATCCATTTTAGATTCATCTAATACATCTGCTTGTAGATTACTCAGTGATGTTTGTCAGACAAAGCTATCTGGAGGTGTCCAAGAAGATCTGCATTCCGATAACAACGAAGTAAATTCAGTATATTCCTTAGAAAGCAAACAAGATTTTGGTTTAAAAGCTTTGCCTCATGATGGCTGTGAAAGTGTAGAAGAGAAGCCGCCAACTATTCATTTCCTTTCAGAACCAACAATTCCGCTTGAAGAAGCAGCCTCCAAGTCACAGGTCATCAGCGAACTGAATGTGCTCCCTGTACATCAAGAGGGTGAGCATCTTGATCCAGGCATTCCAACTAGTTCTATTGACCTTAATGATGAACCATCAGAACAAGGGCTGCAACATAGGTGCCGTGACTCTGCTAGCGATGGAGATGTTGGTGAGTTGGATATACCACCATTGAACGAAGCCATATCTGGGCAAGTTGAACTAGAAACTTTTGTTTCTTCTGCATGCAGTTTTGAAGGTATCTCAAGTTCTTTGGCTTCTAATATTTCAGCTGTTACATTATCACCTTTTACAAGCTTCGATGTTGCCATTTTGGAAACTTCTTCTCAATTGCCCTTCGAGCCACGGTTTGATGAACCAGTCTCCAGCTTTCCTTTACAAGGTGTCGAAGAACCACCTCCGCTTCCCCCACTCCCCCCACTCGAGTGGAGGAGGGGAAAGCTTCAACTGTGTTCTCTATCATCAGGTGGAAATTTATTTCAACCTCTGAGTGGAACAAATTCATTAATGGCACCATCACCTGCTGATTGGAAGCATGGACATGGTTTATTAGAAGACGAAGGTGAAATGGTTAAGCCGGCAAATCCATTTGTTACTATGCCGGTGTTGGAAGCCAAGAGTTCTCAGCATGGTTTGTTCAAATCAGATGGAGAAAAGATGCATCCCTCTAGGTTGTCTGAACTGCCACCTATTGCTGGTAATGAGAGATATCAACATGATGCCTCATTTTTGGAGGGGAAAATTGTGCATCCTTCCAACGCTTCTGTAATAATTCCAGTCGGAGAAGATGAGAAGCATCTGTCCAGTCATAATGCAGCTGGGGAAGTGATGTTGCAGCCATCAAACCCATTTGCATCATTATCAGTATTAGAAGATGACATCTCTCAGCATCCCACACTATTGCAGGGAGAAACACTTCAGCCTTCAGAGGATACTAGTTCTCAACTTGATCAGTTGTTAACAAGTTTAGAGTTGGAGGGATCTCAAGAGTCCCAACATGGTCACTTAAgtttagagagagagacagtGCAGCCTCCGAACCTATTCTTGGTTGGATCAGATATAGAAGATGAGAAGCCTCAGTATGGCTATGGAATTTGTGGAGGTGAAAATATGCAGCTGCAATCATCAGTGCGAGCACCAACAACAGCACCTGAGTTGCCTAAGCTTGGTTGTGAAACTTCAagggaagaaaatcaatcttctCAATTTGATGTTTTACCTACACCAGATGATGAGAACTTAAATGTGAAACCACGTTCCATTTGTAGCCGGCCGAGAGATCCTCTAATTGAGGCTGTTGCTGCTCATGATAGAAGCACG ATGAGAAAGGTATCAGAGATGGTTCTACCTTCCAATAAGCCAAAGGCGGATGAAAGGGATTCATTACTAGAGCAGATAAGAAACAAG TCCTTTAACCTGAAACCAGCAGGCGTCACAAAATCAAACATCAAGGGTCCTCCAACAACTCTAAAGGTTGCTGCTATCATAGAGAAAGCAAATGCAATCCGCCAA GCATTTGTGGGAAGTGATGAAGACAATGATGAAGATAGTTGGACTGATTCTTAG
- the LOC103708866 gene encoding protein SCAR2-like isoform X3: protein MVFTEYSLNSQNPQKGPKKERQRQGTTKILSLHLLLSLSLSRSIRALLQRSDGGNVAESREEKRSQFRNLVVFVLFLSWAGEMPMIRYQIRNEYGLADPELYGAAERDDPEALLEGVTMAGLVGVLRQLGDLAEFAAEIFHNLHEEVMTTAARGHGLMLRVQQLEAEFPSIEKAFFSQTNNSSFACNDGIDWHSNIEMDQNLITRGDMPRFIMDSYEECRGPPRLFTLDKFDVAGAGACLKRYSDPSFFKMELPSSRMLEIELPREKKARKTKKGSCWKNGQTLESLLAPHANSDLQAISSDQVSEKTLRRVRLKSRHFNGMERSNERRLMEHLLEIHSSEQNILFGNSVSYSHVKVNSIDSNESAPEIHEIVVDASADLPLVGGLNPIQSPIKKEVAGLSSYELETQKIKNKELSEALHDSFGELRKTDADYLVVEEKEMSTESGYKSESSVDGDVSGEPGKSSPALQVVNQNKLLGDAEGISEGCADGYRSDDVSSELDNFVDALNTIESDIETDTESGGKADPGVFNMESHRKDSHTNKAQQVLPAQFSEPDSVDNSTKSLSSDNVFKNEITSTSDSDSTSSTVAQPTQRNMVSFDLPANSEIRLGKTYEKTTETDFEDTAKSDHGVFNVESHGKDSDSNEAQQEFQAHFPAPDFVDNSTKSLSLNNIFKNEMACVSDSDIANSSIVAQPIQRNMVSIDLLANSEIFPGKNHDRTTEDLWQNNEAMELNSLNHFASSSCVIGSTSILFSIHPQASAHESQSITGDQNDLLSSNEAPDANEATEYLDGLPLESDHLAEHVEELISEDIAETFDMPDHLSQIEYRSVGISPIISALSPAINYNASHLDGLATKLENGVQPEDIHADISSGFVEDSHDIAEEFDGSCPGTKDEDVPENIHPSDYPVELNSEDTTITLDMTNHHSQARDECTLGKVPTRFGGDSALPSNGCIGEPHESMKQDIDAYLGRSTSPTIPGLSPDISFTIQLEGSAAEMEKLVAPSEHLPCSSSSLENVEEMAKGNISMPNTLSPQLEYFSDAEEPQEFPHVVSAGFTHLYSVEETCPSDVQLQCKVPNHELIECPITVDNNLKLLDEPTECLSQENTLQAGGPTQSNDLTAENSIFNANSGNAHPSSTYSPETSGLLVQPQENSIPDDEFLYQHLVENQKTISPKDTTALDSQSTQHLTLPSSDEDQLVSAPTASDPELSILDSSNTSACRLLSDVCQTKLSGGVQEDLHSDNNEVNSVYSLESKQDFGLKALPHDGCESVEEKPPTIHFLSEPTIPLEEAASKSQVISELNVLPVHQEGEHLDPGIPTSSIDLNDEPSEQGLQHRCRDSASDGDVGELDIPPLNEAISGQVELETFVSSACSFEGISSSLASNISAVTLSPFTSFDVAILETSSQLPFEPRFDEPVSSFPLQGVEEPPPLPPLPPLEWRRGKLQLCSLSSGGNLFQPLSGTNSLMAPSPADWKHGHGLLEDEGEMVKPANPFVTMPVLEAKSSQHGLFKSDGEKMHPSRLSELPPIAGNERYQHDASFLEGKIVHPSNASVIIPVGEDEKHLSSHNAAGEVMLQPSNPFASLSVLEDDISQHPTLLQGETLQPSEDTSSQLDQLLTSLELEGSQESQHGHLSLERETVQPPNLFLVGSDIEDEKPQYGYGICGGENMQLQSSVRAPTTAPELPKLGCETSREENQSSQFDVLPTPDDENLNVKPRSICSRPRDPLIEAVAAHDRSTMRKVSEMVLPSNKPKADERDSLLEQIRNKSFNLKPAGVTKSNIKGPPTTLKVAAIIEKANAIRQAFVGSDEDNDEDSWTDS from the exons GTTTGCTGCAGAGATATTTCATAACTTGCATGAAGAAGTGATGACCACTGCTGCTAGAGGGCATGGACTGATGCTTCGTGTCCAGCAGCTTGAGGCAGAGTTTCCATCAATTGAGAAGGCCTTTTTCTCTCAGACTAATAATTCAAGTTTTGCTTGCAATGATG GTATTGACTGGCACTCTAATATTGAAATGGATCAGAATCTAATCACACGAGGAGATATGCCTCGTTTTATCATGGACTCTTATGAAGAATGTCGTGGTCCACCTCGATTATTTACACTGGACAA GTTTGATGTTGCTGGTGCTGGGGCATGTTTAAAAAGATATTCTGATCCctctttctttaagatggagTTGCCCTCCTCTAGAATGCTGGAAATAGAGCttccaagagaaaagaaagctCGTAAGACCAAG aAAGGATCATGCTGGAAGAATGGTCAAACACTTGAGTCCTTATTAGCACCCCATGCCAACTCCGA TTTGCAGGCCATATCTTCTGACCAAGTTTCTGAGAAAACTTTGAGGCGCGTGAGATTGAAATCTAGGCACTTCAATGGTATGGAGAGAAGCAATGAAAGAAGATTAATGGAGCATCTACTTGAAATACATTCATCTGAGCAGAACATTTTGTTTGGAAATTCTGTAAGCTACTCCCACGTAAAGGTAAATTCAATTGATTCAAATGAATCAGCTCCTGAAATACATGAAATTGTAGTTGATGCTTCAGCTGATCTCCCATTAGTTGGAGGCCTAAATCCAATTCAGTCTCCTATTAAAAAGGAAGTGGCAGGGTTGTCTTCATATGAATTGGAGACTCAGAAgataaagaataaagaattgtcAGAGGCACTGCATGACTCATTTGGTGAACTAAGAAAGACTGACGCAGACTATCTTGttgtggaagaaaaagaaatgtcCACTGAGTCTGGATATAAATCAGAAAGTAGTGTTGATGGCGATGTATCTGGTGAACCTGGAAAAAGCTCTCCAGCACTGCAGGTGGTCAATCAGAACAAATTGTTGGGTGATGCTGAAGGCATATCAGAAGGCTGTGCTGATGGCTATAGGTCCGACGACGTTAGTAGTGAGCTGGATAATTTCGTGGATGCGTTGAATACAATAGAATCAGACATAGAAACAGATACTGAAAGCGGAGGTAAAGCTGATCCAGGTGTCTTCAACATGGAATCTCATCGAAAGGATTCTCACACTAACAAGGCACAACAGGTGCTGCCAGCTCAATTTTCAGAACCAGATTCTGTTGATAACTCTACCAAATCATTGAGCTCAGATAATGTGTTTAAGAATGAAATTACAAGTACTTCCGACTCAGATTCAACTAGTTCGACTGTTGCACAGCCAACTCAACGGAATATGGTTTCTTTTGATTTGCCTGCCAATTCAGAAATTCGCCTTGGTAAAACCTATGAAAAGACTACCGAAACAGATTTTGAAGACACAGCAAAATCTGATCATGGTGTCTTCAATGTGGAATCTCATGGAAAGGATTCTGACAGTAACGAGGCGCAACAGGAGTTTCAAGCTCATTTTCCAGCACCAGATTTTGTTGATAACTCCACTAAATCATTGAGCTTGAACAATATATTTAAGAATGAAATGGCATGTGTTTCTGACTCAGATATTGCAAATAGTTCAATTGTTGCACAGCCAATCCAAAGGAACATGGTTTCCATTGATTTGCTTGCTAATTCAGAAATTTTCCCTGGTAAAAACCATGATAGAACTACTGAAGATCTCTGGCAAAATAACGAGGCTATGGAACTTAATTCTTTAAATCATTTTGCATCTAGTTCTTGTGTTATAGGTTCAACTTCTATTCTTTTTAGCATTCATCCTCAAGCGAGTGCTCATGAATCCCAATCCATTACCGGAGACCAGAATGACTTACTTTCCAGTAATGAAGCACCAGATGCTAATGAAGCCACCGAATATCTGGATG GTTTGCCTCTTGAGAGTGATCATCTTGCAGAGCATGTTGAAGAGCTGATCTCAGAAGATATAGCAGAAACATTTGACATGCCTGATCACCTTTCTCAAATAGAATACAGAA GTGTGGGCATATCACCAATCATCTCTGCTTTATCTCCTGCTATCAACTATAATGCTTCACATCTTGATGGCTTGGCTACAAAACTCGAAAATGGTGTGCAACCTGAAGATATACATGCAGACATATCATCTGGCTTTGTGGAAGACAGTCATGACATAGCTGAAGAGTTTGATG GTTCATGCCCTGGGACTAAAGATGAAGATGTTCCTGAAAATATACATCCTTCAGACTATCCTGTAGAGCTAAATTCAGAAGATACGACAATCACACTTGACATGACCAATCATCATTCCCAAGCACGAGATGAGTGTACTCTTGGGAAGGTTCCTACAAGATTTGGAGGAGACTCAGCACTTCCTTCAAATGGGTGCATAGGAGAGCCACATGAATCCATGAAACAAGATATAGATGCTTATTTAGGTAGGAGCACATCACCTACCATCCCTGGTTTGTCCCCTGATATCAGCTTTACCATTCAGCTTGAAGGCTCTGCTGCAGAAATGGAAAAACTAGTTGCACCTAGTGAACATTTACCATGCTCGAGTTCAAGCCTTGAAAATGTTGAAGAAATGGCTAAGGGTAATATTTCAATGCCCAACACACTGTCCCCTCAGTTGGAGTACTTCTCTGATGCTGAGGAGCCTCAAGAGTTCCCTCATGTGGTCTCAGCAGGGTTTACCCATTTGTATTCTGTAGAAGAAACCTGTCCTAGTGATGTGCAGCTTCAGTGTAAAGTTCCCAACCATGAGCTGATTGAATGTCCGATAACTGTTGATAATAATTTGAAATTGCTAGATGAGCCCACAGAATGTCTCTCTCAGGAGAATACACTGCAGGCAGGAGGACCTACACAGTCTAATGACCTCACAGCTGAGAATTCAATTTTTAATGCTAACAGTGGTAATGCACATCCTTCTTCAACCTATTCTCCAGAAACATCAGGCCTTCTAGTACAGCCACAAGAAAATAGTATTCCTGATGATGAATTTCTATACCAGCACCTAGTGGAGAACCAAAAGACAATTAGTCCAAAGGACACAACAGCATTGGATTCTCAAAGCACTCAGCACTTGACTCTTCCTTCAAGCGACGAAGATCAACTTGTATCTGCTCCTACTGCTTCTGATCCTGAGTTATCCATTTTAGATTCATCTAATACATCTGCTTGTAGATTACTCAGTGATGTTTGTCAGACAAAGCTATCTGGAGGTGTCCAAGAAGATCTGCATTCCGATAACAACGAAGTAAATTCAGTATATTCCTTAGAAAGCAAACAAGATTTTGGTTTAAAAGCTTTGCCTCATGATGGCTGTGAAAGTGTAGAAGAGAAGCCGCCAACTATTCATTTCCTTTCAGAACCAACAATTCCGCTTGAAGAAGCAGCCTCCAAGTCACAGGTCATCAGCGAACTGAATGTGCTCCCTGTACATCAAGAGGGTGAGCATCTTGATCCAGGCATTCCAACTAGTTCTATTGACCTTAATGATGAACCATCAGAACAAGGGCTGCAACATAGGTGCCGTGACTCTGCTAGCGATGGAGATGTTGGTGAGTTGGATATACCACCATTGAACGAAGCCATATCTGGGCAAGTTGAACTAGAAACTTTTGTTTCTTCTGCATGCAGTTTTGAAGGTATCTCAAGTTCTTTGGCTTCTAATATTTCAGCTGTTACATTATCACCTTTTACAAGCTTCGATGTTGCCATTTTGGAAACTTCTTCTCAATTGCCCTTCGAGCCACGGTTTGATGAACCAGTCTCCAGCTTTCCTTTACAAGGTGTCGAAGAACCACCTCCGCTTCCCCCACTCCCCCCACTCGAGTGGAGGAGGGGAAAGCTTCAACTGTGTTCTCTATCATCAGGTGGAAATTTATTTCAACCTCTGAGTGGAACAAATTCATTAATGGCACCATCACCTGCTGATTGGAAGCATGGACATGGTTTATTAGAAGACGAAGGTGAAATGGTTAAGCCGGCAAATCCATTTGTTACTATGCCGGTGTTGGAAGCCAAGAGTTCTCAGCATGGTTTGTTCAAATCAGATGGAGAAAAGATGCATCCCTCTAGGTTGTCTGAACTGCCACCTATTGCTGGTAATGAGAGATATCAACATGATGCCTCATTTTTGGAGGGGAAAATTGTGCATCCTTCCAACGCTTCTGTAATAATTCCAGTCGGAGAAGATGAGAAGCATCTGTCCAGTCATAATGCAGCTGGGGAAGTGATGTTGCAGCCATCAAACCCATTTGCATCATTATCAGTATTAGAAGATGACATCTCTCAGCATCCCACACTATTGCAGGGAGAAACACTTCAGCCTTCAGAGGATACTAGTTCTCAACTTGATCAGTTGTTAACAAGTTTAGAGTTGGAGGGATCTCAAGAGTCCCAACATGGTCACTTAAgtttagagagagagacagtGCAGCCTCCGAACCTATTCTTGGTTGGATCAGATATAGAAGATGAGAAGCCTCAGTATGGCTATGGAATTTGTGGAGGTGAAAATATGCAGCTGCAATCATCAGTGCGAGCACCAACAACAGCACCTGAGTTGCCTAAGCTTGGTTGTGAAACTTCAagggaagaaaatcaatcttctCAATTTGATGTTTTACCTACACCAGATGATGAGAACTTAAATGTGAAACCACGTTCCATTTGTAGCCGGCCGAGAGATCCTCTAATTGAGGCTGTTGCTGCTCATGATAGAAGCACG ATGAGAAAGGTATCAGAGATGGTTCTACCTTCCAATAAGCCAAAGGCGGATGAAAGGGATTCATTACTAGAGCAGATAAGAAACAAG TCCTTTAACCTGAAACCAGCAGGCGTCACAAAATCAAACATCAAGGGTCCTCCAACAACTCTAAAGGTTGCTGCTATCATAGAGAAAGCAAATGCAATCCGCCAA GCATTTGTGGGAAGTGATGAAGACAATGATGAAGATAGTTGGACTGATTCTTAG